From one Erythrobacter sp. HKB08 genomic stretch:
- a CDS encoding haloalkane dehalogenase: MGKVHRTPDERFADIPDYPFDPRYHILEGGLRLHYVDEGPRDATPVLMMHGEPSWSFLYRKMIGPVVEAGYRVLAPDLIGFGKSDKPTAKSDYTYALHVAWMREWFEAMGLRNVVLACQDWGSLVGLRLVAAMPDRFAGVVLSNGGLPAGQDPPPAFAKWRSFSKYSPVFPIGGIIQRATTTKLSDAEVAAYDAPYDTRASKAGARIFPSLVPLGDNVAVPDQLEAWKVLEKFEGPFTCCFSDKDPITRGGEAAFVDRVAGAKDNPLHRKLSGGHFIQEDDPAGFVSAILDTAKRAGV, from the coding sequence ATGGGCAAGGTACATCGCACGCCAGACGAGCGGTTCGCCGATATCCCGGATTATCCGTTCGACCCGCGCTACCACATCCTCGAGGGTGGGCTGCGCCTCCATTACGTCGACGAAGGGCCGCGCGATGCGACGCCGGTTCTGATGATGCACGGCGAGCCGAGCTGGAGCTTCCTCTATCGCAAGATGATCGGCCCCGTGGTCGAGGCGGGCTACCGCGTGCTAGCGCCCGACCTCATCGGGTTCGGCAAGTCGGACAAGCCTACCGCCAAAAGCGACTACACCTATGCCCTCCACGTCGCATGGATGCGCGAATGGTTCGAAGCGATGGGCCTGCGCAATGTCGTTCTCGCCTGCCAGGACTGGGGTTCACTCGTCGGCTTGCGCCTCGTCGCGGCGATGCCCGACCGCTTTGCCGGTGTCGTCCTGTCGAACGGAGGGCTCCCCGCCGGGCAGGACCCGCCCCCGGCCTTTGCGAAATGGCGCAGCTTTTCGAAATACAGCCCGGTCTTCCCGATCGGCGGGATCATCCAGCGCGCGACGACGACCAAGCTGAGCGACGCCGAAGTCGCCGCCTACGATGCTCCCTACGACACCCGTGCGAGCAAGGCGGGTGCGCGCATTTTCCCCTCGCTCGTCCCCTTGGGCGACAATGTTGCGGTTCCCGACCAGCTCGAAGCATGGAAGGTGCTCGAGAAATTCGAGGGTCCCTTCACCTGCTGCTTCAGCGACAAGGACCCGATCACGCGGGGCGGTGAAGCGGCCTTCGTCGACCGGGTCGCCGGCGCGAAGGACAATCCGCTGCATCGCAAGCTGTCCGGCGGGCACTTCATCCAGGAAGACGATCCGGCGGGGTTCGTCTCGGCAATCCTCGACACGGCGAAGCGCGCGGGCGTCTAG
- a CDS encoding N-acetylmuramoyl-L-alanine amidase: protein MSVRLQIWLIFLVPVAIVGALVGLGWTIPIPHLGRDYVLKVMLPDAGSPVDLPEVLGPPDRSRPLVVIDPGHGGKDPGASGGGYREKDVVLGLAKALRDELLAEGGIRVALTRDDDTFLVLEERPEIARRLDADLFISIHADSAGEKGEIGGASIYTLSSKASSEAAARFAERENSADAQLNGVRLNGQSEEVSNILVELSQRRVQETSDEFAGLITREGGGSLRFHPQARRSATLAVLRAPDVPAVLYESGFITNREDAERLVSQEGREEFAETMGRAIRIFFARQSNQ, encoded by the coding sequence ATGTCCGTTCGCCTGCAAATCTGGCTGATTTTCCTCGTCCCGGTGGCGATCGTGGGCGCGTTGGTCGGACTTGGCTGGACGATACCCATCCCGCATCTCGGTCGCGATTACGTCCTGAAGGTCATGCTGCCCGATGCCGGTTCGCCGGTCGACCTGCCCGAAGTGCTCGGCCCGCCGGACCGCTCGCGCCCGCTGGTGGTGATCGATCCGGGGCACGGCGGGAAAGACCCCGGCGCTTCGGGCGGCGGTTACCGCGAGAAAGACGTCGTCCTCGGCCTCGCCAAGGCCTTGCGTGACGAATTGCTGGCAGAAGGCGGGATCCGGGTGGCCCTGACCCGTGACGACGACACCTTCCTCGTCCTCGAGGAGCGGCCGGAGATCGCGCGGCGGCTCGATGCCGACCTGTTCATCTCGATCCACGCCGATTCCGCCGGCGAGAAAGGCGAGATCGGCGGGGCGAGCATCTACACATTGTCGAGCAAGGCATCGAGCGAGGCGGCGGCCCGCTTCGCCGAGCGCGAGAACAGTGCCGATGCGCAGCTGAACGGCGTGCGCCTCAACGGCCAGAGCGAGGAGGTCAGCAACATCCTCGTCGAATTGTCGCAGCGCCGCGTGCAGGAAACTTCGGACGAGTTCGCCGGTCTGATCACAAGGGAAGGCGGCGGCTCTCTGCGGTTCCACCCGCAGGCGCGCCGTTCGGCGACGCTGGCGGTACTGCGCGCTCCGGACGTGCCGGCGGTACTCTACGAATCGGGCTTCATCACCAACCGCGAGGATGCCGAACGGCTCGTTTCGCAGGAAGGTCGCGAGGAGTTCGCCGAGACCATGGGGCGGGCAATCCGCATCTTCTTCGCGCGCCAGTCCAACCAGTGA
- a CDS encoding class I SAM-dependent methyltransferase, with protein sequence MGLASWWDAHGVPRVIKFACGMPAIMKLRSKVVPLAQGEVFELGCGGGINQQFYRADAITRYAGIDPGGKLLEYARAEAEKKGWKADIRDGIGEDIPFEDNSFDTVVCTYTMCSVQDQAQVVKEMRRILKPGGKLLFLEHGRAPDTKVARFQDRLEPFWKPFAGGCHLTRPVTTAVTAGGFEVEPMGASYLPKTPKSIGWNEWGVGIKAGS encoded by the coding sequence ATGGGCCTAGCAAGCTGGTGGGACGCCCACGGGGTGCCGCGCGTGATCAAATTCGCCTGCGGAATGCCTGCAATCATGAAATTGCGGTCCAAGGTCGTACCGCTCGCGCAAGGCGAAGTGTTCGAACTCGGCTGCGGCGGCGGGATCAACCAGCAGTTCTACCGAGCTGACGCGATCACCCGCTACGCGGGCATAGACCCGGGCGGAAAGCTGCTGGAATACGCCCGCGCGGAGGCGGAAAAGAAGGGCTGGAAGGCCGACATCCGCGACGGCATCGGCGAAGATATTCCCTTCGAGGACAACAGCTTCGACACGGTGGTCTGCACCTACACCATGTGTTCGGTTCAGGACCAGGCGCAGGTGGTGAAGGAAATGCGCCGCATCCTGAAGCCAGGGGGCAAGCTGCTGTTTCTCGAACACGGCCGCGCGCCGGACACCAAAGTCGCGCGGTTCCAGGACCGGCTCGAACCTTTCTGGAAGCCTTTCGCAGGCGGTTGCCACCTGACAAGGCCGGTCACTACGGCAGTTACCGCCGGCGGGTTCGAAGTCGAGCCGATGGGCGCGAGCTATCTGCCCAAGACGCCGAAGTCGATCGGATGGAACGAGTGGGGCGTCGGCATCAAGGCCGGGTCGTGA
- a CDS encoding ribonuclease E/G, giving the protein MATRMLIDARHPEETRVAVLKGNRIEEFDFESAEHKQIKGNIYLAKVTRVEPSLQAAFVDFGGNRHGFLAFSEIHPDYYQIPKEDREALLAEEAAAAEEEARLRAEEEERGEMPGEEYDAEDEESGEALAEDLAEDGVEEIDTSEKDKVATIEEGQLDSDEDDEDDDGDDEDDAEASDDDGDKSKSKRRGRGRRRQGKGGRSRAKEVDEVRARRQALRRRYKIQDVIQRRQVLLVQVVKEERGNKGAALTTYLSLAGRYTVLMPNSSHGGGISRKISSANDRKRLKQVVSDLKLPRTMGLIVRTAGLSRTKTEIKRDFDYLARLWDEIRERTLSSAAPSLIHSDSDLIKRAIRDIYNRDIEEVVVEGEEGYKSAKAFMKLLMPSHARRVKAYSDPVPLFQRYGAEDQLRAMYDPVVQLKSGGYLVINPTEALVSIDINSGRSTKEHGIEQTALATNLEAAKEIARQLRLRDMAGLVVIDFIDMEYNSNIRKVERAMKDALKNDRARIQVGRISGFGLMEMSRQRLRTGVLEATTRDCPHCDGTGLVRTASSAGLSALRLIEDEAAKGKGTIIRLAASTEAAIYLLNAKRGDLQEIEDRYNVTVEVVPEGEDEGAKMSVGSSGPRPAEAPKFDPIVDDEEDDDDVTDFDEDEDDKPKKKRRRRRGGRGRNKNKDADRDDSSDDTDEDSSDETDHASDDDGDEKPKKKRRRGGRGRRGGRGRKKDDAENVTEGAEGLEEVAEQVKEDMAVVAGPDDSPETAEAVAEEEKPKRKPRKRKAKAEEKAPAEPEAKAEAEADAEEKPKKRTRRKKADEAPAEEAKAEPEAEEQPKKRTRRKKAEEPAAAAEAVAEQVKEDMAVVAGPDDAPQTAEAAADAGSEDDDGKPRRGWWQRTFGE; this is encoded by the coding sequence ATGGCAACGCGCATGCTTATCGATGCGCGCCACCCGGAAGAAACCCGGGTGGCGGTGCTCAAAGGGAACCGGATCGAGGAGTTTGACTTCGAATCTGCTGAACACAAGCAGATCAAGGGGAATATATATCTGGCCAAGGTGACGAGGGTCGAACCCTCGCTGCAGGCCGCCTTCGTCGACTTCGGTGGCAATCGCCACGGTTTCCTCGCTTTCAGCGAAATCCACCCCGACTACTACCAGATTCCCAAGGAAGACCGCGAAGCGCTCCTCGCCGAGGAAGCAGCTGCGGCCGAAGAAGAAGCCCGCCTGCGTGCCGAAGAAGAAGAGCGCGGCGAAATGCCCGGCGAGGAATACGACGCCGAGGACGAAGAATCGGGCGAAGCTCTCGCCGAAGACCTGGCCGAGGACGGCGTCGAAGAGATCGACACCTCCGAAAAGGACAAGGTCGCCACGATCGAGGAAGGCCAGCTCGACAGCGACGAAGACGACGAGGATGACGACGGCGACGACGAAGACGACGCCGAAGCTTCCGACGACGATGGCGACAAGTCCAAGTCCAAGCGTCGCGGCCGTGGCCGTCGCCGCCAGGGCAAGGGTGGTCGCAGCCGCGCGAAGGAAGTGGACGAAGTCCGCGCCCGTCGCCAGGCGCTGCGTCGCCGCTACAAGATCCAGGACGTCATCCAGCGCCGCCAGGTGCTGCTCGTCCAGGTCGTGAAGGAAGAGCGTGGCAATAAGGGCGCTGCCCTCACCACCTATCTCAGCCTCGCGGGCCGTTACACCGTGCTCATGCCGAACAGCTCGCACGGCGGCGGTATCAGCCGCAAGATTTCGAGCGCGAACGACCGCAAGCGCCTCAAACAGGTCGTCTCCGACCTCAAGCTGCCCCGGACAATGGGCCTGATCGTCCGCACCGCGGGCCTCAGCCGCACCAAGACCGAGATCAAGCGCGACTTCGACTATCTCGCCCGCCTGTGGGACGAGATCCGCGAGCGGACACTGTCATCGGCAGCCCCGTCACTGATCCATTCCGACAGCGACCTGATCAAGCGCGCGATCCGCGACATCTACAACCGTGACATCGAGGAAGTCGTCGTCGAGGGTGAGGAAGGCTACAAGTCGGCCAAGGCCTTCATGAAGCTCCTCATGCCGAGCCATGCGCGCCGCGTGAAAGCCTATTCCGACCCGGTGCCGCTGTTCCAGCGTTACGGCGCGGAAGACCAGCTGCGAGCGATGTACGACCCGGTAGTCCAGCTCAAGTCGGGCGGCTATCTCGTCATCAACCCGACCGAGGCGCTGGTCTCGATCGACATCAACTCGGGCCGTTCGACCAAGGAACACGGGATCGAGCAGACTGCGCTCGCGACCAACCTCGAAGCGGCCAAGGAGATCGCCCGCCAGCTGCGCCTGCGCGACATGGCCGGGCTCGTCGTGATCGACTTCATCGACATGGAGTACAACTCCAACATTCGTAAGGTCGAGCGCGCGATGAAGGACGCGCTCAAGAACGACCGCGCGCGTATCCAAGTCGGTCGCATTTCCGGCTTCGGCCTGATGGAAATGAGCCGCCAGCGCCTTCGCACCGGCGTCCTCGAAGCGACCACGCGCGACTGTCCGCATTGCGACGGCACCGGCCTCGTTCGCACCGCATCGAGCGCTGGCCTTTCGGCGCTGCGCCTGATCGAGGACGAAGCGGCCAAAGGCAAAGGCACGATCATCCGCCTCGCCGCAAGCACCGAAGCGGCGATCTACCTGCTCAACGCCAAGCGCGGCGACCTGCAGGAAATCGAGGACCGCTACAACGTCACGGTGGAAGTCGTGCCGGAAGGCGAGGACGAAGGCGCGAAGATGAGCGTCGGTTCCTCCGGCCCTCGACCGGCGGAAGCTCCGAAGTTCGATCCGATCGTCGACGATGAAGAGGATGACGACGACGTCACCGACTTCGATGAGGACGAGGACGACAAGCCGAAGAAGAAGCGCCGTCGTCGTCGTGGTGGCCGTGGCCGCAACAAGAACAAGGATGCCGACCGTGACGATTCGTCGGACGACACCGATGAGGACAGCTCGGACGAAACCGATCACGCATCGGATGACGATGGCGACGAGAAGCCGAAGAAGAAGCGTCGTCGCGGTGGTCGCGGACGTCGTGGTGGCCGCGGTCGCAAGAAGGACGATGCCGAGAACGTGACCGAGGGCGCGGAAGGGCTCGAAGAGGTCGCGGAGCAGGTCAAGGAAGACATGGCCGTCGTTGCCGGTCCCGACGATTCTCCCGAAACCGCCGAAGCGGTAGCCGAGGAAGAAAAGCCCAAGCGCAAGCCGCGCAAGCGCAAGGCCAAGGCTGAAGAAAAAGCTCCCGCAGAGCCGGAGGCCAAAGCCGAAGCCGAAGCCGACGCTGAGGAAAAGCCCAAGAAGCGCACCCGTCGCAAAAAGGCTGATGAAGCTCCCGCCGAGGAAGCGAAGGCCGAGCCTGAGGCCGAGGAACAGCCCAAGAAGCGCACTCGCCGCAAGAAGGCTGAGGAGCCCGCGGCAGCTGCCGAGGCCGTTGCCGAACAGGTCAAGGAAGATATGGCCGTCGTGGCCGGCCCGGACGATGCTCCGCAGACTGCCGAGGCAGCAGCGGATGCAGGCTCCGAAGACGACGACGGCAAACCGCGTCGCGGCTGGTGGCAGCGCACCTTCGGCGAATAA
- a CDS encoding phosphoribosylglycinamide synthetase, giving the protein MTTAIEPLRIPDEAKERVRLLFMAKHVLWGGGMHPEDGNHAIYHHEVRTTLENLGLNLELANTYKVLFERPDVDFVFPLLNRGGFVNSEMLIPILCNMHRIPYLGAMPFLRGLGDDKSVSKLVCTHAGVPTAPWFCYRKGAPVLEKDLPPSPDGRWVIKPNASSASWGISDAFDWNGVTNAIADIHGQGHDAIVEPYLDGYDVQCAFITIKDEPIALPMLWYEREDTQKLWTYYEKRDLVQNTEKAALKTFEHPEFAPKITEMAKKVAQEFVPFDYGRIEFRVDLKTGDINFIEINLNCNLWSEKVMAKAASYAGFSHADLLETLLAESWRRNALIS; this is encoded by the coding sequence ATGACTACTGCCATCGAACCGCTGCGCATTCCTGACGAAGCCAAGGAGCGGGTCCGCCTGCTGTTCATGGCCAAGCACGTGCTGTGGGGCGGCGGTATGCACCCGGAAGACGGCAACCACGCCATCTACCACCACGAGGTCCGCACGACGCTGGAGAACCTCGGCCTGAACCTCGAACTCGCGAACACCTACAAGGTATTGTTCGAGCGTCCCGATGTCGATTTCGTTTTCCCGCTGCTCAACCGCGGCGGCTTCGTGAACAGCGAGATGCTGATCCCGATCCTGTGCAACATGCACCGCATCCCTTACCTCGGCGCAATGCCGTTCCTGCGCGGACTGGGCGACGACAAGTCGGTGTCCAAGCTGGTCTGCACCCATGCCGGCGTCCCGACGGCCCCGTGGTTCTGCTACCGCAAGGGCGCTCCGGTGCTCGAGAAGGACCTGCCGCCCTCGCCCGATGGTCGCTGGGTCATCAAGCCGAATGCATCCTCGGCAAGCTGGGGCATCTCCGACGCCTTCGACTGGAACGGCGTGACCAACGCGATCGCCGACATCCATGGCCAAGGCCACGATGCCATCGTCGAGCCCTATCTCGACGGTTACGACGTGCAGTGCGCCTTCATCACCATCAAGGACGAGCCGATCGCCCTGCCGATGCTGTGGTACGAGCGCGAGGACACGCAGAAGCTGTGGACCTATTACGAAAAGCGCGATCTCGTGCAGAACACCGAAAAGGCCGCGCTCAAGACCTTCGAACACCCTGAATTCGCGCCGAAAATCACCGAGATGGCGAAGAAGGTCGCACAGGAATTCGTGCCCTTCGACTATGGCCGGATCGAGTTCCGCGTCGACCTGAAGACCGGTGACATCAACTTCATCGAGATCAACCTCAACTGCAACCTGTGGTCCGAAAAGGTCATGGCGAAGGCGGCAAGCTATGCCGGGTTCAGCCATGCCGATCTGCTCGAAACGCTGCTCGCCGAGAGCTGGCGCCGGAACGCGCTGATCTCCTAA